The Vitis riparia cultivar Riparia Gloire de Montpellier isolate 1030 chromosome 10, EGFV_Vit.rip_1.0, whole genome shotgun sequence genome includes a region encoding these proteins:
- the LOC117923685 gene encoding pentatricopeptide repeat-containing protein At3g14730: protein MNKRTCFFGIIIKKSPLFFNFSSISTAIQSFQQPYNLTTCIASLQASAHHKNLAKGKEIHSYMLINGFLNSPLSITSLINMYSKCNQMNFALSIFSDPTHEINVFAFNAIISGFITNGFPEEGFEFYQKMRNEGVIPDKFTFPCAIKACLDVLEIKKIHGLLFKFGLELDVFIGSALVNCYLKFGLMEHAQVAFEELPIRDVVLWNAMVNGYAQIGQFEMVLETFRRMNDESVVPSRFTVTGVLSVFAVMGDLNNGRIIHGFAMKMGYDSGVAVSNSLIDMYGKCKCIEDALEIFEMMREKDIFSWNSIVSVHEQCGDHDGTLRLLDRMLGAGIQPDLVTVTTVLPACSHLAALMHGREIHGYMIVSGLGKDGKDIDDVLLKNAVIDMYAKCGSMRDAHLVFERMSNKDVASWNIMIMGYGMHGYGNEALEMFSRMCEVQLKPDEVTFVGVLSACSHAGFVSQGRNFLGQMKSKYDVAPTIEHYTCVIDMLGRAGQLDEAYELALTMPIEANPVVWRALLAACRLHKHAVLAEVAAQRVFELEPEHCGSYVLMSNVYGAVGRYEEVLEVRHTMRQQNVRKTPGCSWIELKNGVHVFVSADRAHPEAYSIYAGLNSLTARLREHGYVPDV from the coding sequence ATGAACAAAAGAACATGCTTCTTTGGAATTATAATCAAGAAGTCTCCTTTGTTTTTCAACTTCTCTTCCATATCCACCGCAATTCAATCTTTCCAACAACCCTACAATCTCACCACATGCATTGCTTCATTGCAAGCCTCTGCCCACCACAAGAACCTTGCCAAAGGCAAAGAAATCCACTCATATATGCTTATCAATGGCTTCCTCAACTCCCCGCTTTCTATCACAAGCCTTATCAACATGTACTCCAAGTGTAATCAAATGAACTTTGCTTTGTCAATCTTCAGCGACCCCACCCATGAAATAAATGTGTTTGCTTTTAATGCAATCATATCTGGGTTCATCACCAATGGTTTTCCTGAAGAGGGGTTTGAATTCTATCAAAAGATGCGGAATGAGGGTGTTATTCCAGATAAGTTCACCTTCCCATGTGCAATCAAAGCTTGCCTTGATGTTTTGGAGATTAAAAAGATTCATGGGTTGTTGTTCAAATTTGGATTGGAATTGGATGTCTTCATTGGTAGTGCTTTGGTAAATTGTTATTTGAAATTTGGTCTGATGGAGCATGCACAAGTAGCATTTGAGGAATTGCCAATAAGAGATGTTGTGCTATGGAATGCTATGGTTAATGGGTATGCACAGATTGGTCAGTTTGAGATGGTGTTGGAGACTTTTAGGAGGATGAATGATGAGAGTGTTGTTCCAAGTAGATTCACTGTTACTGGGGTCTTATCAGTTTTTGCTGTGATGGGAGATTTGAATAATGGCAGAATAATTCATGGGTTTGCCATGAAAATGGGGTATGATTCAGGTGTTGCTGTTTCAAACTCATTGATTGATATGTATGGGAAATGCAAGTGCATTGAAGATGCATTGgagatttttgagatgatgagAGAGAAGGATATATTCTCATGGAACTCAATTGTATCTGTTCATGAACAGTGTGGTGATCATGATGGAACTCTAAGGCTTCTTGATAGGATGCTGGGTGCAGGGATTCAGCCTGATTTGGTCACAGTCACAACTGTCCTTCCAGCTTGCTCTCATTTAGCAGCATTGATGCATGGTAGAGAGATCCATGGGTACATGATTGTTAGTGGGTTGGGGAAGGATGGTAAAGATATTGATGATGTTTTACTGAAGAATGCTGTTATTGACATGTATGCAAAATGTGGGAGTATGAGGGATGCTCACTTGGTTTTTGAAAGGATGAGCAATAAGGATGTGGCTTCATGGAACATTATGATTATGGGTTATGGCATGCATGGATATGGTAATGAGGCATTAGAAATGTTTTCTCGCATGTGTGAGGTACAACTTAAACCCGATGAAGTTACTTTTGTTGGAGTTCTGTCAGCTTGTAGCCATGCAGGCTTTGTGAGCCAAGGCCGTAACTTCTTGGGGCAAATGAAGTCAAAGTATGATGTTGCTCCAACCATTGAGCACTATACATGTGTGATTGACATGCTTGGTCGGGCTGGGCAGCTTGATGAGGCTTATGAGTTGGCATTGACAATGCCAATTGAGGCAAACCCTGTGGTATGGAGGGCTTTGCTAGCAGCATGTCGGCTCCACAAACATGCTGTTCTGGCCGAGGTTGCTGCTCAACGTGTATTTGAGCTTGAACCTGAGCATTGTGGAAGTTATGTATTAATGTCAAATGTTTATGGAGCTGTTGGCCGATATGAAGAGGTGTTAGAAGTGAGGCATACAATGAGGCAACAAAATGTGAGGAAGACACCAGGATGTAGCTGGATTGAGCTCAAAAATGGTGTGCATGTTTTTGTTTCGGCTGATCGAGCCCATCCAGAAGCCTACTCCATATATGCTGGATTAAACTCATTGACTGCTCGTCTGCGTGAGCATGGATACGTACCAGATGTCTAG